In one window of Cytophagaceae bacterium ABcell3 DNA:
- a CDS encoding alpha amylase C-terminal domain-containing protein yields the protein MNLTDQEKLPLIQDDPWLEPYSDDIAARLERYHKALGEIEKDAGSIEKFATAHQYYGFNYDKKKKGWWFREWAPGAHQIYLTGDFNNWDRNSHPLERNSNGDWEIFLPDSKYKDKLTHESKIKVHIVANNGSLDRIPAYIRRVVQDPQTYDFSGQMWMPEKEFAWDDDKFDVKKCDELVIYECHIGMAQEKEGVGTYREFADETLPRIKKGGYNAIQMMAVQEHPYYGSFGYHVSNFFAPSSRFGSPEDLKYLINKAHKEGIAVIMDVVHSHAVKNIAEGLNEFDGTDHQYFHPGGRGYHEGWDSKLFDYGKWEVKKFLLSNLRYWLEEFHFDGFRFDGVTSMLYFHHGHTSFDHYDKYFKYDVDWDAIIYIQLANKLVHDFKPGAISIAEDVSGMPGLCRTNEDGGLGYDYRLAMGIPDFWIKILKEKSDEEWDIHEIFNVLNNRRWKEPTIAYCESHDQALVGDKTLAFWLMDKEMYYHMLVGDQNLIIDRGIALHKMIRLLTISLGGEGYLNFMGNEFGHPEWVDFPRQGNNWSYAYARRQWTLADSKQLKYQYLLNFDREMIKTIRKNHILSALPGKQLNMDNQNNVIIFERNNLIFIFNFSVSNSIFDYEFKAPQKGSYKIILNSDASEFGGFDRIDTSITYKTDQDQNLKIYLTNRTALVMKKQR from the coding sequence ATGAACCTTACCGATCAGGAAAAACTACCACTTATCCAAGACGACCCATGGTTAGAGCCATATTCAGATGACATTGCTGCTCGTCTGGAAAGGTACCATAAAGCTTTGGGTGAAATAGAAAAAGATGCAGGAAGCATTGAGAAGTTTGCAACTGCACATCAATACTATGGCTTTAACTATGACAAAAAAAAGAAAGGGTGGTGGTTCCGAGAATGGGCACCGGGTGCGCACCAGATTTACCTAACTGGAGATTTCAATAACTGGGACAGGAACTCCCATCCATTGGAGCGAAACAGCAATGGAGACTGGGAGATTTTTTTACCGGATAGCAAGTACAAAGACAAACTGACCCATGAAAGTAAAATTAAAGTTCATATCGTAGCCAACAACGGCTCACTAGACAGAATTCCTGCTTATATTAGGCGTGTGGTACAAGACCCGCAAACCTATGATTTTTCTGGCCAAATGTGGATGCCAGAAAAAGAGTTTGCATGGGATGACGATAAGTTTGATGTAAAAAAATGCGACGAGCTAGTTATATATGAGTGCCACATAGGAATGGCTCAGGAAAAAGAAGGCGTAGGAACTTACAGAGAGTTCGCTGACGAAACTTTACCACGTATAAAGAAGGGCGGTTATAATGCTATCCAAATGATGGCTGTACAGGAACACCCTTACTATGGCTCTTTTGGTTACCATGTTTCAAACTTTTTTGCCCCTTCAAGTAGGTTTGGCTCACCCGAAGACCTGAAATACCTAATAAACAAAGCCCACAAAGAGGGTATTGCAGTAATTATGGACGTGGTTCATTCTCATGCTGTGAAAAATATTGCCGAAGGCCTTAATGAATTTGACGGCACCGACCACCAGTATTTTCACCCAGGCGGCAGAGGCTATCATGAGGGCTGGGACTCCAAGCTTTTTGATTATGGAAAATGGGAAGTTAAAAAGTTCTTGCTTAGCAACCTTCGCTATTGGCTAGAGGAGTTTCACTTCGACGGTTTCCGTTTCGATGGCGTAACATCCATGCTTTACTTCCACCATGGACATACCTCATTTGATCACTATGACAAATACTTCAAATATGATGTAGATTGGGATGCAATTATATATATACAACTGGCAAACAAGCTAGTGCATGACTTTAAACCAGGCGCTATATCCATAGCGGAAGATGTCAGCGGCATGCCAGGCCTGTGCAGGACGAATGAAGATGGTGGTTTAGGTTATGACTACAGACTAGCGATGGGAATCCCTGATTTCTGGATTAAGATTTTGAAGGAAAAGTCAGATGAAGAATGGGATATTCATGAAATATTTAATGTCCTAAACAACAGAAGGTGGAAGGAGCCAACCATTGCTTATTGTGAGTCGCATGACCAAGCTTTGGTTGGAGACAAAACACTGGCTTTCTGGCTCATGGACAAAGAAATGTATTACCACATGTTGGTAGGAGACCAAAACCTGATCATTGATAGAGGAATTGCATTGCATAAAATGATCAGGCTATTGACTATCTCTCTTGGAGGAGAGGGTTATTTGAACTTTATGGGCAATGAGTTTGGACATCCAGAGTGGGTAGACTTCCCTCGTCAAGGAAACAACTGGTCCTATGCCTACGCCAGAAGACAGTGGACACTAGCAGACAGCAAACAACTTAAGTATCAATACCTGCTGAATTTTGACAGGGAAATGATCAAGACCATAAGAAAGAACCACATCCTTTCTGCGCTTCCAGGAAAGCAGTTAAATATGGACAATCAAAACAACGTCATCATATTTGAACGAAATAACTTGATATTCATCTTTAACTTTTCTGTAAGCAATTCAATCTTTGACTACGAGTTTAAAGCTCCTCAGAAAGGATC